DNA sequence from the Leptospiraceae bacterium genome:
GGGATTAAGCTCGTGGAACCTAAAGGTGGTTTTTTCCTTACCGTTTTATTTGAAGATGGAGTCCTTTCTGACAGCATGAGTCTGCCGGTTGAGAATCAGAAAGCCAAAGGACTTTTGAATGAAATACTCAAGAAAAATGTACCGAGAGATAGAAGGTTTATTATGAACCTTTTAGCTTCAAAGGGAATTTGTGTGGTGCCTCTGACTTCATTTAACTGTGAAAAGCCAGGTTTTCGGATAACACTATTAGAAGAAGATTCAGCCAAATTTGACTGGGTGATGAAATCTATACGGGAGAGCATTGAAACTTTTATTGCCTCGGGCAAATAAATATGGGACAATCTCGTCTTAAAATCGGAGTCTTAGATTCCGGACTGGGAGGACTCAGTGTCCTTCCGGGTTTGAGTTCAGCTTTTTCTTCTGAACTTTTTTACTATGGTGATCTGGCTAATAGCCCTTTTGGCCCGAAGCCTACCGAAGTTGTTCTTGCTCTAACGGACACTATTTGTAAGTTTCTTATTGAAAAGCAGGGAGTTGAAAGTATCCTGATTGCCTGCAATACCGCCACCTCTGCTTCTGTAGAATTTTTACGGGAAAAATATCATATTCCGATATTTGGTATGGAACCTGCCATTAAACCGGCAGTCAGAGATAACCCGAAAAAAAAAGTTGCTTTGCTCGCGACTTCTTTAACTTTAAGAGAAGCAAAATTTGATAGACTAAAAAAAAATATCGGTGCTGAAGAATGGATACACCCTGTTTCCTGTGATGGTCTTTCCAGTTTAATTGATAATGGAGAAACCAAAAAAATCCAGGATTTTTTAAAACCTATTTTAGAGACTTTAAAAACAGATGGAATAAAACCGGTGGTATTAGGCTGTACACACTATACACTGGTGAAAGAAATTATACAAAACTTATATTCTGATATTGAATTATACGACGGGGCAGAGGGAACAATACGGCATATAAAGAACCGACTCTGTCCTGATTGTGAAGAAGTAAAAGAGGAAGGTGAAAAACCTATTCAGATATATTTAAATGGTGGGACGGAAAAGGACTACCAGATGGCATATTACTATTTAGAACAGCTAAAGAAGGAAAAAAAACATGTCAAATAAACCGACTTACAAAGATGCAGGAGTTGATACAGAAGCCGGAAGAGAGTTTGTATCATCTATTAAAGATGTAGTTAAATCCACATATAGTAAAAATGTATTGGCCGGTATAGGCGGCTTTTCTGCTGCATTCGATGTCTCCTTTTTAAAAGATTATAAAAATCCTGTATTACTCAGTGGAACAGATGGAGTGGGAACCAAACTTGAACTGGCAAGGTTATTA
Encoded proteins:
- the murI gene encoding glutamate racemase, yielding MGQSRLKIGVLDSGLGGLSVLPGLSSAFSSELFYYGDLANSPFGPKPTEVVLALTDTICKFLIEKQGVESILIACNTATSASVEFLREKYHIPIFGMEPAIKPAVRDNPKKKVALLATSLTLREAKFDRLKKNIGAEEWIHPVSCDGLSSLIDNGETKKIQDFLKPILETLKTDGIKPVVLGCTHYTLVKEIIQNLYSDIELYDGAEGTIRHIKNRLCPDCEEVKEEGEKPIQIYLNGGTEKDYQMAYYYLEQLKKEKKHVK